The following DNA comes from Mucisphaera calidilacus.
GTGTCACGAGGGTTATCGGCCTCTAGCTATCGGACTTGAGGTCCGGCGCTTCGATTTCCTGTGGAATCACCCCGGTCAGGGTTCCGGTCTTGACGATTTCGCGGCCTCTGCCGCCTCGGGACGTCAACTCGTACCGCCCGGTGTTGATCCGCTGCTCTCCGCCACGCCCCGTCACCGCCGTCAGCGTGTCCCGCTCGGTCTCCGCGACCCGCATCCCGAGCAGGCGGTCGTCGCCCTTGAGCTTGATCACCAGCACCCCGCGGCCCGGGCCCGCCAGCGCGTTGACCTCGTCCACGCGGCACAGCAGCGCCCGCCGGCCCGACGACACGACGATCAGCGTCTCGTCGTCCGCCGCGTACGCCACGCCCAGCACCCGCGCCTCCTTCGCCGGCCGCGCAAACCGCCGGCCCGAACGCGTGCTCGGTTCCGCGAACGGCGCCAGCGAGAACCGCAGGCCGTAGCCGTCGTCGGTCACCGCCAGCGCGTGCGGCACATCCGGCTCGTTCCCCACATCCGTAATAAACCGGCTGTCCAGCGAGATCACCGACACGATCCGCTCCCCGTCGGCCAGCTTGAACAGCTTCTGGATCGGCTCGCCGTAGCCCGTCGTCGCCGGCAGGTCGATGATCCGCGACGTGTAGGCCACGCCGTGACTCGACAGGAACACGACCGTCGCACGCGTCGAACCCCCCACGCAGGCCAGCACGCGGTCGCCCTCACGCACGCGCGACTTGCCCGGGTCCTTGATCTCCTTCTGACGCTTGATCCAGCCGTCCGCCGTGACCAGCACGTGGTTGTCCTCGTCGACGATGAAGTCCTCCGCCGCGAACTCCGCGTCGTCGCCGCCGTCGGCCAGCACCGTCCGCCGCGGGCTCGCCTTGCCCAGTTCCCGGCCGAGAGTGTCGACCTCGTCCCGCACGATCTGCCACAGCGGGGAACCGGTGTCCGACGTGTCCGACTTGAGTAGACGACGGATCTCGGCGGCCCGCTTTTTCTTCTCCTTTAACTCGTCGCGGATCACGCGGATCTCGAGCTTTGCCAGCCGGTAGAGCTTGAGCTCGAGGATCGCGTCGGTCTGGTCCTCGTCGAGCCCGCCCCTGCCCCCGAACCGCTTGAGGATCTTCGCCGCCGCGTCCGCCTTCCCGTCCGAAGCCCGGATGATTCTGATGATCTCGTCGAGGACGTCGAACGCCAACGCGAATCCCTCGAGCAGGTGGATCCGCTTCTCCAGCTGGCCCAGCTCGTGCTCCAGGCGACGCGTGACCACGTCCAGGCGGAAGTGCAGGAAGTGCCACAGCACCTCCTTGAGCCCCAGCCGCTGCGGCGCCGCCACCTCCGGGTTCTCCGTCGGCACCAGGCAGGTCAGGTTGACCCCGATGTTCACCTGCAGCGGCGTGTGCTTGAACAGGTAGGCCATCACCATCGCCGGGTCGGCGTCACGCTTGAGTTCCAGCTCGATCCGCACGTCGTCCGTCGACACGTCCTTGACGTCCAGCAGCAGCGGCAGCTTCCGGCTCACCACCACGTCCGCGATCCGCTCCACCAGCACCGACTTGTTCACCGCGTAAGGCACCGACGTCACGTAGACCATCAGCGGCCCGCGCGCACTCGGCTTCTTCTCCAGCTCCCACGTCGCACGCAGCTTCACGCTGCCCGAGCCGGTCTGGTAGATCTCGCGCAGCGTCGACCGGTCCGCGATCAACGCGCCGCCCGTCGGGAAGTCCGGGCCCTGCACCGCGTCCTTGCCCACCAGCTGGTAATCCTTCACCTCGGGATTGTCCAGCAGCTTCAGCAGCGCCTTGCACACCTCGCCCGGGTGGTGAGGCGGGACGCTCGTCGCCATGCCCACCGCGATGCCCGAAGAGCCGTTGATCAGCAGGTTCGGCAGGCGTGCCGGCAGCACCACCGGCTCCGACTTGGTCCCGTCGTAGTTCGGACGGAAGTCCACCGTCTGCTGGCCGATCTCGCTGAGGATCTCCGAGGCCACCGGCGCCAGACGGCACTCGGTGTAACGCATCGCCGCGGCCGGGTCGCCGTCGAGCGACCCGAAGTTCCCCGAGCCGTCAATCAGGGGCATCCGCAGCGAGAACGACTGCGCCATCCGGACCAGCGCGTCGTAGATCGCGCTGTCGCCGTGCGGGTGGTAATTGCCCATCACGTCGCCGACGACCTTGGCACACTTGCGGTGCTTCGCCTCCGCCGTCAGCCGCTGCTGCCACATCGTGAACAGGATCCGCCGCTGCACCGGCTTGAGGCCGTCCCGGACGTCGGGCAGCGCACGGCTGGTGATCACCGACAACGCGTAATTCAGGTATCGATCGCTCGCCAGGTCGTGCAGCGCGACCCCCTCCACCGTCGTCGCCGCCCCGTTGCCCGTGACGTCCGCGAACAGGTCCGATTCATCGTGCTTCTTGCGTCGCCTGGCCAAAGAAAGCCCTCCGTGGCTGTGTCCCGCCGCCGAGTATACGCGACGAAATCGCTACGCTGAGGCCATGCCCGCCGACACCACTCTCGCCACGCCGCCGAGCGTCCTCGGCATCGACCCCGGATCCCGCGTCACCGGCTATGCCCTGCTCGCACCCTCCGCCCGGCCGACCGAGCCCCGCGTGATCGAGGCCGGCATCATCAAACTCAACCCCGCCCACAGCCTCGACCACCGCATCCACCAGCTCCACGCCGACCTCACCGAGCTCATCCAGCGCCTCGGGCCGCACGTTCTCGCTATCGAAAAACTCTACGCCCACTACGCCCACCCCCAGACCGCCATCGTGATGGCTCACGCCCGAGGCGTCATCCTCCTCGCCGCCCGGCAGACCGCGCTGACCCTCGAGCACCTGCCCTCCACCGAGGTCAAAAAGTCGGTCACCGGGCACGGCCACGCCTCCAAGGAACAGGTCCAGCAGGCCGTCACCACGCAGCTCGGTCTCGCCGAGCCCCCCGAGCCCGCCGACGTCTCCGACGCCCTCGCCATCGCCCTCACCAGCTTCCGGCGACGCACCCTCGCATCACTCTGAGGCCGGCGTGTACGCCAGCACCGCGATCACCGGGTCGTGATCCGAGGCCAGCACGCCATCCACCAGCCCGTAATCGATCAGCGATTCACGCGTGACCAGCCCGCCGGTGTGCAGGATCCAGTCGATCCGGTCGCCCGTCCGCGGCTCGTCCGCCCGAAACCGGTTGTACGTCCCCTCCTCCGCACGACGCTCCGGGTTGGCCAGCCGGTACGCGTCCACCAGCGGCGCGACCACGGCATGCTCATCGTGCACCAGCGCCCGGTAGGGCGGGCTGCCCTCGCCGGCGTTGAAATCACCCAGCAGCACCAGCGGGATCGCATCCGGGACCATCGCCATCCTGTTTCGGATCAGCCGCGCCGCCTCAAGCCGCGACACCGGCCCGCGATGGTCAAAGTGCGTGTTGGCCACCACCAACTGCTGCCCCGCCACTCGGTCCTCCACCAGCACCCATGAGAGCATCCGCGTCATCGACGCGTCCCAGCCCACCGACGCCACGACCTCCGGTGTCTCACTCAACCAGAGGTGCCCGCGGTCCACCGAGACGAAACGATCTGCACGCAGGAACAACCCGCAGAACTCACCCCCGCGCTCGCCGTCGTCCCGGCCCACGCCCCAGAACCAGTACGCCGGCAGGGCCGCTTGCAGCTCATCAACCTGAAACGCCAACGCCTCCTGCACGCCCAGCACGTCCGGGTCGTGCCGACGGATCATCCCGATCACCGCGGCCCGCCGATGCGGCCAGGCGTGCTCGCCATCCTTCGCCGTCCCGAAACGGATGTTGAACGTCATCGCCGTGAACCGGCCGTCGACCTCCGCCTCACGCAGCGCCGGAAAATCCGGCTCCGGCCCCGGGGCCTCGCCCCATGCCGATGCCGTGCACACGCCCATCACCAGCAGACACAACAAACCGCTCTGCAACATCTCGGGCTCCTCGATCAACACCCGGCCTCAGCGTGCGAACACCTCGATCATCGCGGCGCAGAACGCCGGCAGGTCGTCCGGGCGACGGCTGCTCACACGCCTGCCGTCCACCACCACGGGCTCGTCGTGCCAGACCGCGCCCGCGTTCACAAGGTCATCCTTGATCCCGGGCGTGCTCGTGTAATTGATGCCCTTCACGATCCCCGCCGAGATCTCGATCCACGGGCCGTGGCAGATCGACGCCACCCCGTGCCCCGCCTCCGCGATCCCGCGCGTCATCGCCTTCACCTCGTCGTAACGACGCAGCTTGTCCGGCATCCACCCGCCCGGCACCACCAGGCCCTGGAAGTCCGACACGCTCAGGTCACGCACCGCCGCCTCCGCACGCTGCGGGTAGCCGTGCTTGCCGCGGTGCATCACCCCCGCCTCCAGCCCCGCCACGACCACCTCGGCGCCCGCCTCC
Coding sequences within:
- a CDS encoding DNA gyrase/topoisomerase IV subunit A, translating into MARRRKKHDESDLFADVTGNGAATTVEGVALHDLASDRYLNYALSVITSRALPDVRDGLKPVQRRILFTMWQQRLTAEAKHRKCAKVVGDVMGNYHPHGDSAIYDALVRMAQSFSLRMPLIDGSGNFGSLDGDPAAAMRYTECRLAPVASEILSEIGQQTVDFRPNYDGTKSEPVVLPARLPNLLINGSSGIAVGMATSVPPHHPGEVCKALLKLLDNPEVKDYQLVGKDAVQGPDFPTGGALIADRSTLREIYQTGSGSVKLRATWELEKKPSARGPLMVYVTSVPYAVNKSVLVERIADVVVSRKLPLLLDVKDVSTDDVRIELELKRDADPAMVMAYLFKHTPLQVNIGVNLTCLVPTENPEVAAPQRLGLKEVLWHFLHFRLDVVTRRLEHELGQLEKRIHLLEGFALAFDVLDEIIRIIRASDGKADAAAKILKRFGGRGGLDEDQTDAILELKLYRLAKLEIRVIRDELKEKKKRAAEIRRLLKSDTSDTGSPLWQIVRDEVDTLGRELGKASPRRTVLADGGDDAEFAAEDFIVDEDNHVLVTADGWIKRQKEIKDPGKSRVREGDRVLACVGGSTRATVVFLSSHGVAYTSRIIDLPATTGYGEPIQKLFKLADGERIVSVISLDSRFITDVGNEPDVPHALAVTDDGYGLRFSLAPFAEPSTRSGRRFARPAKEARVLGVAYAADDETLIVVSSGRRALLCRVDEVNALAGPGRGVLVIKLKGDDRLLGMRVAETERDTLTAVTGRGGEQRINTGRYELTSRGGRGREIVKTGTLTGVIPQEIEAPDLKSDS
- the ruvC gene encoding crossover junction endodeoxyribonuclease RuvC, encoding MPADTTLATPPSVLGIDPGSRVTGYALLAPSARPTEPRVIEAGIIKLNPAHSLDHRIHQLHADLTELIQRLGPHVLAIEKLYAHYAHPQTAIVMAHARGVILLAARQTALTLEHLPSTEVKKSVTGHGHASKEQVQQAVTTQLGLAEPPEPADVSDALAIALTSFRRRTLASL
- a CDS encoding endonuclease/exonuclease/phosphatase family protein → MLQSGLLCLLVMGVCTASAWGEAPGPEPDFPALREAEVDGRFTAMTFNIRFGTAKDGEHAWPHRRAAVIGMIRRHDPDVLGVQEALAFQVDELQAALPAYWFWGVGRDDGERGGEFCGLFLRADRFVSVDRGHLWLSETPEVVASVGWDASMTRMLSWVLVEDRVAGQQLVVANTHFDHRGPVSRLEAARLIRNRMAMVPDAIPLVLLGDFNAGEGSPPYRALVHDEHAVVAPLVDAYRLANPERRAEEGTYNRFRADEPRTGDRIDWILHTGGLVTRESLIDYGLVDGVLASDHDPVIAVLAYTPASE
- a CDS encoding type 1 glutamine amidotransferase domain-containing protein, producing MDGPLSGRRILVFVGDDYEDLELQVPKYRLLEAGAEVVVAGLEAGVMHRGKHGYPQRAEAAVRDLSVSDFQGLVVPGGWMPDKLRRYDEVKAMTRGIAEAGHGVASICHGPWIEISAGIVKGINYTSTPGIKDDLVNAGAVWHDEPVVVDGRRVSSRRPDDLPAFCAAMIEVFAR